The Micromonospora krabiensis genome window below encodes:
- a CDS encoding TrmH family RNA methyltransferase: protein MPVHQITDPGDERIADYRALTDVELRTRWEPPHGLFIAEGELVLRRALRAGYPARSYLVDAKRVDQLADLDTGEAPVYAASPEVLQQATGFHVHRGVLASFRRKPLPTAAEVLADARRVVVLEDVNNHTNLGAIFRGAAALGVDAVLLSPTCADPLYRRSVRVSMGEVFAVPYAKLDHWPGGLDQVRESGFTVLAMTPAPDAVPMQRLTPAQRERAALLLGAEGPGLTAAAQAASDVRVVLPMRRGVDSLNVAAAAAVAFWELGRDDPPFGGD from the coding sequence GTGCCCGTCCACCAGATCACCGACCCGGGCGACGAGCGGATCGCCGACTACCGCGCCCTGACCGACGTCGAGCTGCGTACCCGCTGGGAGCCGCCGCACGGGCTGTTCATCGCCGAGGGCGAGCTGGTGCTGCGCCGCGCGCTGCGCGCCGGCTACCCTGCCCGGTCGTACCTCGTCGACGCCAAGCGCGTCGACCAGCTCGCCGACCTCGACACCGGGGAGGCGCCGGTCTACGCGGCGTCCCCGGAGGTGCTGCAGCAGGCGACCGGCTTCCACGTCCACCGGGGGGTGCTGGCGTCGTTCCGGCGCAAGCCGCTGCCCACGGCCGCCGAGGTGCTCGCCGACGCGCGCCGGGTGGTCGTTCTGGAGGACGTCAACAACCACACCAACCTCGGCGCGATTTTCCGGGGGGCCGCCGCGCTCGGCGTCGACGCGGTGCTGTTGTCGCCGACCTGCGCCGACCCGCTCTACCGGCGCAGCGTCCGGGTGAGCATGGGTGAGGTCTTCGCGGTGCCGTACGCGAAGCTCGACCACTGGCCCGGGGGCCTGGACCAGGTCCGGGAGTCCGGCTTCACGGTGCTGGCCATGACGCCCGCGCCGGACGCCGTACCGATGCAGCGGTTGACCCCGGCGCAGCGCGAGCGGGCGGCGCTGCTGCTCGGCGCCGAGGGCCCCGGGCTCACCGCGGCCGCCCAGGCGGCCAGCGACGTGCGGGTGGTGCTGCCGATGCGGCGCGGCGTGGATTCGTTGAACGTCGCCGCCGCCGCGGCGGTGGCGTTCTGGGAGCTGGGGCGCGACGATCCGCCGTTCGGCGGCGATTAG
- the argG gene encoding argininosuccinate synthase — protein sequence MSKVLTSLPIGERVGIAFSGGLDTSVAVAWMRDKGAIPCAYTADIGQYDEPDIASVPGRALNYGAELGRLVDCRAALVEEGLAALTCGAFHIRSGGRAYFNTTPLGRAVTGTLLVRAMVADDVQIWGDGSTFKGNDIERFYRYGLLANPQLRIYKPWLDTAFVTELGGRKEMSEWLLERGLPYRDSTEKAYSTDANIWGATHEAKTLEHLDTGIETVTPIMGVRFWDPSVEIPTEDVTIGFDQGRPVTINGKEFGSAVDLVLEANAIGGRHGLGMSDQIENRIIEAKSRGIYEAPGMALLHAAYERLVNAIHNEDTLANYHNEGRRLGRLMYEGRWLDPQALMLRESLQRWVGTAVTGEVTLRLRRGEDYSILDTTGPAFSYHPDKLSMERTEDSAFGPSDRIGQLTMRNLDIADSRAKLEQYANLGMVGGATPQRMVGAAQAASTGLIGAMPQGGAEAIASRGVASADDEALDRAAMEFGVD from the coding sequence GTGTCCAAGGTTCTCACCTCCCTGCCCATCGGCGAACGTGTCGGCATCGCCTTCTCCGGCGGCCTCGACACCTCGGTCGCGGTCGCGTGGATGCGCGACAAGGGCGCGATCCCCTGCGCCTACACCGCCGACATCGGCCAGTACGACGAGCCCGACATCGCCTCGGTGCCCGGCCGCGCGCTCAACTACGGCGCCGAGCTCGGCCGCCTGGTCGACTGCCGCGCCGCCCTGGTCGAGGAGGGGCTCGCGGCGCTGACCTGCGGCGCCTTCCACATCCGCTCGGGCGGGCGGGCGTACTTCAACACCACCCCGCTGGGCCGGGCGGTGACCGGCACCCTGCTGGTGCGGGCGATGGTCGCCGACGACGTCCAGATCTGGGGTGACGGCTCGACCTTCAAGGGCAACGACATCGAGCGGTTCTACCGCTACGGCCTGCTGGCCAACCCGCAGCTGCGCATCTACAAGCCGTGGCTCGACACCGCCTTCGTCACCGAGCTGGGTGGGCGTAAGGAGATGTCGGAGTGGCTGCTGGAGCGCGGCCTGCCCTACCGGGACAGCACCGAGAAGGCCTACTCGACCGACGCCAACATCTGGGGCGCCACGCACGAGGCGAAGACCCTGGAGCACCTCGACACCGGCATCGAGACGGTCACCCCGATCATGGGAGTCCGGTTCTGGGACCCGTCGGTGGAGATCCCGACGGAGGACGTCACCATCGGCTTCGACCAGGGCCGCCCGGTGACGATCAACGGCAAGGAGTTCGGCAGCGCCGTCGACCTGGTGCTGGAGGCCAACGCCATCGGCGGCCGGCACGGCCTGGGCATGTCGGACCAGATCGAGAACCGGATCATCGAGGCCAAGAGCCGGGGCATCTACGAGGCGCCCGGCATGGCGCTGCTGCACGCCGCGTACGAGCGGCTGGTCAATGCCATCCACAACGAGGACACCCTGGCGAACTACCACAACGAGGGCCGCCGGCTCGGCCGCCTCATGTACGAGGGCCGCTGGCTGGACCCGCAGGCGCTGATGCTGCGCGAGTCGTTGCAGCGCTGGGTCGGCACGGCCGTCACCGGCGAGGTGACGCTGCGGCTGCGCCGGGGCGAGGACTACTCGATCCTGGACACCACCGGCCCGGCGTTCAGCTACCACCCCGACAAGCTGTCGATGGAGCGTACCGAGGACTCGGCGTTCGGCCCGTCGGACCGGATCGGCCAGCTCACCATGCGCAACCTGGACATCGCCGACTCCCGGGCGAAGCTGGAGCAGTACGCCAACCTCGGCATGGTCGGCGGCGCGACCCCGCAGCGGATGGTCGGCGCGGCGCAGGCGGCCTCGACCGGGCTGATCGGTGCGATGCCGCAGGGCGGCGCCGAGGCCATCGCCTCTCGGGGCGTCGCGTCCGCCGACGACGAGGCACTCGACCGGGCCGCGATGGAGTTCGGCGTCGACTGA
- a CDS encoding serine hydrolase domain-containing protein yields the protein MDGMKVSRRTFGKLVGAAGAGTLVAATGGTPAAAATTWTATGTAVTALRSFDDTMKSFMQARGISAGQLAVTYQGRLVLARGYGNNSPETIQPTSLFRVASVSKSLTAAALVRLAQDGKLTLGDSIAKHLDLTPPPGQAVDPRLSSVTLWRLLQHTGGWDRDQTAFDPLFKDRIIAQALGVPMELHHADVIRFMNGQPLVHNPGSTVSYSNYGYLLAGRVVEAVSGLPYETYVKQKLLAPLKITRMASGWTIARHSGEVGYRSQYSGPTVLDGSGSTVPAPYGTFSMRLQDANGGWIASAVDLVRWASAFDTGSTLFNATSLGRVFAVPTVGVNANGWYYGLGWQVRPVSGGTGRNTWHTGSLPGTYSLLVRTYHGMSWAVVFNQRDDPSGLSYSEIDSALWTASRAVSSWPSHNLWSTYFA from the coding sequence ATGGACGGGATGAAGGTCAGCCGCCGGACATTCGGAAAGCTGGTGGGTGCCGCCGGCGCGGGGACCCTGGTCGCCGCCACCGGCGGGACGCCGGCCGCCGCGGCAACCACCTGGACCGCCACCGGAACCGCGGTCACCGCCCTGCGCTCCTTCGACGACACGATGAAGAGCTTCATGCAGGCACGCGGGATCTCGGCCGGGCAGCTCGCGGTGACCTACCAGGGCCGGCTCGTGCTCGCCCGGGGCTACGGCAACAACTCGCCCGAGACGATCCAGCCGACGTCGCTGTTCCGGGTGGCGAGCGTGTCGAAGTCGCTGACGGCGGCGGCGCTCGTCCGGCTCGCCCAGGACGGCAAGCTCACCCTCGGCGACTCGATCGCCAAGCACCTCGATCTCACCCCGCCACCCGGGCAGGCCGTTGACCCGCGGCTGTCATCGGTCACGCTGTGGCGCCTGCTGCAGCACACCGGCGGTTGGGACCGGGACCAGACGGCGTTCGACCCGCTGTTCAAGGACCGGATCATCGCGCAGGCGCTGGGCGTGCCGATGGAGTTGCACCACGCCGACGTCATCCGGTTCATGAACGGTCAGCCGCTGGTCCACAACCCCGGCTCGACGGTCTCCTACAGCAACTACGGCTACCTGCTGGCCGGCCGGGTCGTCGAGGCGGTCAGCGGCCTGCCCTACGAGACGTACGTGAAGCAGAAGCTCCTCGCCCCGCTGAAGATCACCCGGATGGCGAGCGGCTGGACCATCGCCCGGCACAGCGGCGAGGTGGGCTACCGCTCGCAGTACAGCGGGCCGACCGTCCTGGACGGCTCGGGCTCGACGGTGCCGGCGCCGTACGGCACCTTCAGCATGCGCCTGCAGGACGCGAACGGAGGCTGGATCGCGTCCGCCGTCGACCTGGTCCGCTGGGCCTCGGCCTTCGACACCGGCAGCACCCTGTTCAACGCCACCTCGCTCGGCCGGGTCTTCGCGGTGCCCACCGTCGGGGTCAACGCCAACGGCTGGTACTACGGCCTGGGCTGGCAGGTCCGGCCGGTCAGCGGCGGCACCGGCCGCAACACCTGGCACACCGGCAGCCTGCCCGGCACCTACAGCCTTCTCGTGCGCACCTACCACGGGATGAGCTGGGCGGTGGTCTTCAACCAGCGCGACGACCCATCCGGGCTCAGCTACAGCGAGATCGACTCGGCACTGTGGACCGCCTCCCGGGCGGTGAGCAGTTGGCCGTCGCACAACCTCTGGTCGACGTACTTCGCCTGA
- a CDS encoding PucR family transcriptional regulator, with product MFPTVREVLALDPVRHGAPRLVAGDAGLDRPVRWVHVAEVPDIATLLGGGELVLTTGIGLPGDDAGLRAFIGDLADVGVSGLVVELGRRYGSAVPRVMVAAAERRGLPLVELRRATPFVRITEAVHALIVDAQLTELRATEEIHQRFTDLSVEGAGAGEVVRQAAELSGCPVVLENLSRQVLAYDPAGESAELLLDAWEQHSRRIRPAGRTAYDADNGWLVTAVGARGQDWGRLLLRWPAGGDLTAVPSRRPDAASAGPEDDSRLRPGNVPPTRLTILVERAASTLALGRLIRRDAEGLERQIHRTLLTALLDHSRPVDEVALRAKALGVVLERRHLVGVMVRPRADEVAGDSGPATDLGDPGPGAAPARLRDLAEAVGQALHEAKLTALTSVVDDQAVGALLALPDAAAEERALAAFATALRRTRPDDPTARADTGTVRAGSAVPRQDGRRSDARPGPGRPAAVIIAAGSGVGSLREARRSLIEARQIADAARRDRRDLPIFRLPHVGLAGLLHLLREEPRVQTFVERELGALLAYDAQHPREQLLGTLRAYLEQGRNKSAAAAAAHLSRPAFYERLARIGRILDADLDSVDACLSLHVALLALDAIRTP from the coding sequence GTGTTCCCTACCGTCCGTGAGGTCCTGGCCCTGGACCCCGTCCGCCACGGCGCCCCGCGCCTGGTCGCCGGGGACGCCGGGCTGGACCGGCCGGTGCGCTGGGTGCACGTGGCGGAGGTGCCGGACATCGCGACCCTGCTGGGCGGGGGCGAGCTGGTGCTCACCACTGGCATCGGGCTGCCGGGCGACGATGCCGGGCTGCGGGCGTTCATCGGCGACCTGGCCGACGTGGGCGTCTCCGGCCTGGTGGTGGAGCTGGGCCGCCGCTACGGCAGCGCGGTGCCCCGGGTGATGGTCGCGGCGGCCGAGCGGCGAGGACTCCCGCTGGTGGAGCTGCGCCGGGCCACCCCGTTCGTGCGGATCACCGAGGCGGTGCACGCGCTGATCGTGGACGCCCAGCTCACCGAGCTGCGGGCCACCGAGGAGATCCACCAACGGTTCACCGACCTGTCGGTGGAGGGCGCCGGGGCGGGCGAGGTGGTGCGGCAGGCCGCCGAGTTGTCCGGCTGCCCGGTGGTGCTGGAGAACCTCTCCCGGCAGGTGCTGGCGTACGACCCGGCGGGGGAGAGCGCCGAACTGCTGCTCGACGCCTGGGAGCAGCATTCGCGGCGGATCCGGCCGGCCGGGCGGACGGCGTACGACGCGGACAACGGCTGGCTGGTCACCGCCGTCGGTGCCCGGGGTCAGGACTGGGGGCGGCTGCTGCTGCGCTGGCCGGCGGGGGGTGACCTGACCGCGGTGCCGTCGCGCCGCCCCGACGCCGCGTCGGCGGGGCCGGAGGACGATTCGCGCCTGCGCCCCGGGAACGTGCCGCCGACCCGGTTGACCATCCTGGTGGAGCGGGCCGCCTCCACGCTCGCGTTGGGTCGGCTGATCCGCCGGGACGCGGAGGGGCTGGAGCGGCAGATCCACCGCACCCTGCTCACCGCGCTGCTCGACCACTCCCGCCCGGTGGACGAGGTGGCGCTGCGTGCCAAGGCGCTCGGCGTGGTGCTGGAGCGTCGGCACCTGGTCGGGGTGATGGTGCGGCCGCGCGCCGACGAGGTGGCGGGGGACAGCGGGCCCGCGACCGACCTCGGTGACCCCGGTCCGGGGGCCGCGCCGGCCCGGCTGCGGGACCTCGCCGAGGCGGTCGGGCAGGCGCTGCACGAGGCGAAGCTGACGGCGCTGACCAGCGTGGTCGACGACCAGGCGGTGGGGGCGCTGCTCGCCCTGCCGGACGCGGCGGCGGAGGAGCGGGCGCTGGCCGCGTTCGCCACCGCCCTGCGACGCACCCGTCCGGACGACCCGACCGCCCGAGCGGACACGGGGACGGTCCGCGCCGGGTCGGCGGTGCCCCGGCAGGACGGGCGGCGGTCGGACGCGCGGCCCGGTCCCGGTCGCCCCGCCGCGGTGATCATCGCGGCGGGGTCGGGGGTGGGCAGCCTGCGCGAGGCGCGCCGGTCGCTGATCGAGGCGCGCCAGATCGCCGACGCGGCTCGCCGGGACCGCCGGGACCTGCCCATCTTCCGCCTGCCGCACGTCGGGCTGGCGGGGCTGCTGCACCTGCTGCGGGAGGAGCCGAGGGTGCAGACGTTCGTCGAGCGGGAGCTGGGCGCGCTGCTGGCGTACGACGCGCAGCACCCCCGGGAGCAGCTGCTCGGCACGCTGCGCGCGTACCTGGAACAGGGCCGGAACAAGTCGGCGGCGGCCGCCGCGGCGCACCTGTCCCGGCCGGCGTTCTACGAGCGGCTCGCCCGCATCGGCCGCATCCTCGACGCCGACCTCGACTCGGTCGACGCCTGCCTGTCCCTGCACGTGGCCCTGCTGGCCCTGGACGCCATCCGCACCCCCTGA
- the murD gene encoding UDP-N-acetylmuramoyl-L-alanine--D-glutamate ligase, with product MRLSDLRGRSVAVWGTGREGRAAVTAIAAHGPADLVAVDDSANFLSLPWDGPLAEAAPLVTGEEGFARLAAADVVVRSPGVPQTHPWLVELRRLGVPITQGTALWMADHAARTVGVTGSKGKSTTSSLISHLLTAVDRPNVFGGNIGVPTLDLPEAELYVLELSSYQCSDLTDSPRVAAVTALFPEHLDAHGGEREYYRDKLNLLAHGPETVVVNGADPRLAAELGDLPAVRAGAPDTTHVASGPDGTPWFHLGDQPLFPRAVLPLVGRHNEGNLCVALAVLDALGVDVVERKDTLAVAVAEFQGLAHRLTEIADPSGLTFVDDTLATSPYAAMHAIDAYEGRPLTVIVGGNDRGLDYTPLREHLAEREITVIGIPDSGPRIVEALAGLPGVRTETAEDLVAAVGLSRKLTPAGGVVLLSPAAPSYGRFRNYEHRSEVFAEAVRDTAR from the coding sequence GTGCGCCTGTCTGACCTGCGCGGACGTTCCGTCGCCGTCTGGGGGACCGGCCGGGAGGGCCGGGCCGCGGTGACCGCGATCGCCGCCCACGGCCCGGCCGACCTCGTCGCCGTCGACGACAGCGCCAACTTCCTCTCGCTGCCCTGGGACGGCCCGCTGGCCGAGGCGGCGCCGCTGGTCACCGGCGAGGAGGGGTTCGCCCGGCTGGCCGCCGCCGACGTCGTGGTCCGCTCGCCCGGAGTGCCGCAGACCCACCCGTGGCTGGTGGAGCTGCGCCGCCTCGGCGTGCCGATCACCCAGGGCACCGCGTTGTGGATGGCCGACCACGCCGCCCGGACCGTCGGGGTGACCGGCAGCAAGGGCAAGAGCACCACGTCGAGCCTGATCAGCCACCTGCTGACCGCCGTGGACCGGCCCAACGTCTTCGGCGGCAACATCGGCGTGCCGACGCTGGACCTGCCCGAGGCCGAGCTGTACGTGCTGGAGCTGTCCAGCTACCAGTGCAGCGACCTGACCGATTCGCCCCGGGTGGCGGCGGTCACCGCCCTGTTCCCCGAGCACCTGGACGCCCACGGCGGCGAGCGGGAGTACTACCGGGACAAGCTCAACCTGCTCGCGCACGGGCCGGAGACCGTCGTGGTCAACGGCGCCGACCCGCGGCTCGCGGCCGAGCTGGGGGACCTCCCCGCCGTACGCGCCGGCGCGCCGGACACCACCCACGTCGCCTCCGGCCCCGACGGCACGCCCTGGTTCCACCTCGGCGACCAGCCGCTCTTCCCGCGTGCGGTGTTGCCGCTGGTGGGCCGGCACAACGAGGGCAACCTGTGCGTGGCGCTCGCCGTGCTCGACGCGCTCGGCGTGGACGTGGTCGAGCGCAAGGACACCCTCGCCGTCGCGGTCGCCGAGTTCCAGGGACTCGCCCACCGGCTTACCGAGATCGCCGACCCGTCCGGCCTGACCTTCGTCGACGACACGCTGGCCACCAGCCCGTACGCGGCGATGCACGCCATCGACGCGTACGAGGGGCGGCCGCTGACCGTGATCGTCGGCGGCAACGACCGAGGGCTGGACTACACCCCGCTGCGGGAGCACCTGGCCGAGCGGGAGATCACCGTCATCGGCATTCCCGACAGCGGGCCCCGGATCGTCGAGGCGCTCGCCGGGCTGCCCGGGGTGCGTACGGAGACCGCCGAGGACCTGGTCGCCGCGGTGGGGCTGTCCCGCAAGCTCACCCCGGCCGGCGGGGTGGTGCTGCTCTCGCCCGCAGCGCCCAGTTACGGCCGGTTCCGCAACTACGAGCACCGTTCCGAGGTCTTCGCCGAGGCGGTACGCGACACCGCCCGCTGA